One Sphaerisporangium krabiense DNA segment encodes these proteins:
- a CDS encoding ArsR/SmtB family transcription factor, giving the protein MKDRANVVVMNPDACTTPVVDADRVTSVRESLPSDETVQDLAEVFGLLADPGRLRMMAALLEGGEMCVCDLAAATGQSMSGASHALRLLRMHRVVKVRRSGRMAYYQLADSHVRMLFDLAITHARHTEKEGGDG; this is encoded by the coding sequence ATGAAGGATCGTGCAAATGTCGTAGTGATGAACCCCGACGCCTGTACCACCCCGGTCGTGGACGCCGACCGCGTGACGTCCGTCCGCGAGTCCCTGCCCTCCGACGAGACCGTGCAGGACCTGGCGGAGGTCTTCGGCCTGCTCGCCGACCCCGGCCGGTTGCGCATGATGGCCGCCCTGTTGGAGGGCGGTGAGATGTGCGTGTGCGACCTCGCCGCCGCCACCGGGCAGAGCATGTCCGGGGCCTCGCACGCGCTGCGGCTGCTGCGCATGCACCGGGTGGTCAAGGTACGCAGGTCAGGACGCATGGCGTACTACCAGCTCGCCGACTCCCACGTCCGCATGCTCTTCGACCTGGCGATCACGCACGCCAGGCACACCGAGAAGGAGGGTGGCGATGGCTGA